From the genome of Psychroserpens ponticola, one region includes:
- the greA gene encoding transcription elongation factor GreA, translating to MSKVSYYTPEGLKKLREELKHLKDIERPRASQAIGEARDKGDLSENAEYDAAKEAQGMLEMKISKLEDTLAGARVIDESQMDVSKALVLSKVRIKNQTNGMELIYTLVADGEADLASGKISVNSPIGKGLLGKSVGEVAEVQVPNGVMKFDILEITR from the coding sequence ATGAGTAAAGTATCTTATTATACTCCTGAAGGATTAAAAAAGTTAAGAGAAGAACTGAAACACTTAAAAGATATTGAGAGACCAAGAGCATCTCAAGCTATTGGAGAAGCAAGAGATAAAGGTGATTTAAGTGAAAATGCTGAGTACGATGCTGCTAAAGAAGCACAAGGTATGTTAGAAATGAAAATTTCTAAATTAGAGGATACTTTAGCTGGTGCACGCGTTATTGATGAATCTCAAATGGATGTGTCAAAGGCTTTGGTATTATCAAAAGTGAGAATAAAAAATCAAACTAATGGCATGGAATTAATCTATACTTTAGTTGCTGATGGTGAAGCTGATTTGGCTTCAGGAAAAATTTCAGTAAATTCTCCTATCGGAAAAGGGTTATTAGGAAAATCTGTTGGTGAAGTTGCAGAAGTTCAAGTGCCAAATGGAGTGATGAAATTTGATATATTAGAGATTACAAGATAA
- a CDS encoding Rieske (2Fe-2S) protein, translating into MKKLIFALSLLLLTNCKKSDDSINNCNFLTDFGVNRTISLNLPQYSQLQFSTNSVYIANEGNAGIYVTNVGGNYRAYDAADPNHAPNTCSFLNINGTIVTCGCQDENQYNLLTGTAVGAQLQCALQEYRVTVNGSELTITN; encoded by the coding sequence ATGAAGAAACTCATATTCGCATTATCACTCTTACTTTTAACTAATTGCAAAAAAAGTGATGATTCAATAAATAATTGCAATTTCTTAACCGATTTTGGTGTTAATAGAACCATTAGTCTCAATTTACCTCAATATAGTCAACTTCAGTTTTCAACAAATTCAGTTTATATAGCTAATGAAGGAAATGCTGGTATTTATGTTACAAATGTTGGTGGAAACTATAGAGCTTACGATGCAGCAGATCCTAATCATGCTCCTAATACTTGTTCTTTTTTAAATATTAATGGCACTATAGTGACTTGTGGCTGTCAAGATGAAAATCAATATAATTTATTAACTGGAACTGCTGTTGGTGCACAATTACAATGTGCTTTACAAGAGTATCGTGTAACAGTTAATGGTTCTGAATTAACTATTACTAATTAA
- a CDS encoding TonB-dependent receptor yields the protein MTSFYSIINYNRLKNLFVFLSLFALTYCAFSQEKVQDSTKVEKLDEVLVKAVRVDANAPITHSNVTKKQLAKRNLGQDIPMLLNYLPSVVTTSDAGAGIGYTGIRVRGVSSQSTNVTINGIPYNDAESLGTFWVNLGDFASSVESLQLQRGVGTSTNGSGAFGASINVLTDAVSTESNGEISNAFGSYNTRKHTLKFSTGLLNEHFEIAGRLSNVSSDGYIDRAATDLKSFFLQGSYVDDNTLIKAITFSGKEITYQSWNGLEDVDKLENDRTYNSAGEYKDDAGNKRFYDNEVDNYSQDHYQLHWNQRYNNQWSTTLGLNYTYGRGYFEQYKEDQKFNDYGFETLDFNGEVIDQTDLIRRRWLDNDFYVFNANVNYKDNQLDLIFGGSFSHYDGDHFGEVIWAEFASQSEIRDRYYDGNSLKNDLSVFSKAYYKLNDKLNLFGDLQVRTVNYKTYGTTSDLITFEIDKNFTFFNPKVGVSFKLNTQNNLYASYARANREPNRTDFESNEHIEPEQLNDFELGWRHKNGNFTFNANIYYMSYNEQLVLSGTLDDVGNPIRTNSGKSYRLGLELEAVIPVTSKLTLQPNMTISTNKNKETIILFDDKLQNLGKTDISFSPEVVAANAIVFQPIENLQIALLSKFVSEQYMSNTEANVSKLDGYFTNDFNVNYELFFSGDEASSPVFESVVFTGLVNNIFNVEYESNGYYYTYDDDWSNPGTIDTIEGAGFYPQATTNFLLGATLKF from the coding sequence ATGACCTCTTTTTATTCGATTATAAACTATAATCGCTTGAAAAATTTATTCGTATTTTTAAGTCTTTTCGCACTTACATATTGTGCGTTTTCACAAGAAAAAGTACAAGATTCAACTAAAGTTGAGAAACTTGATGAAGTGTTAGTAAAAGCTGTTCGTGTTGATGCCAACGCTCCAATTACACATTCTAATGTGACAAAAAAACAGTTAGCAAAACGTAATTTGGGACAAGACATTCCGATGTTATTAAACTATTTGCCTTCTGTGGTCACTACGTCTGATGCTGGAGCAGGAATTGGCTATACAGGAATTCGTGTTCGTGGTGTTAGTTCACAATCAACTAACGTTACTATTAACGGTATTCCTTATAATGATGCTGAATCTTTAGGTACATTTTGGGTGAATTTGGGTGATTTTGCATCTTCAGTGGAAAGCTTGCAATTACAAAGAGGAGTTGGTACGTCGACCAATGGTTCTGGTGCTTTTGGTGCTAGTATTAATGTACTTACAGATGCTGTTTCAACAGAGTCAAATGGAGAAATTTCTAATGCTTTCGGAAGTTATAATACAAGAAAGCATACCTTGAAATTTAGTACAGGATTACTTAATGAACACTTCGAAATTGCAGGTCGTTTGTCTAATGTTTCTTCAGATGGTTATATTGATAGAGCTGCAACAGATTTAAAATCATTTTTTTTACAAGGCTCCTATGTAGATGATAATACATTAATAAAAGCCATTACATTTAGTGGAAAAGAAATTACTTACCAATCTTGGAATGGTTTAGAAGATGTTGATAAATTAGAAAATGACAGAACTTATAATAGCGCAGGAGAGTATAAAGATGATGCTGGAAACAAACGGTTTTATGATAATGAAGTTGATAACTATAGCCAAGATCATTACCAATTACACTGGAATCAGCGTTACAACAATCAATGGTCTACTACTTTAGGTTTAAATTACACATATGGTCGCGGCTATTTTGAACAGTATAAAGAAGATCAGAAATTTAACGACTATGGTTTTGAAACTTTAGATTTCAATGGAGAAGTTATTGATCAAACAGATCTTATTAGAAGACGTTGGCTAGATAACGATTTTTATGTGTTTAATGCTAATGTAAACTATAAAGACAATCAATTAGATTTAATCTTTGGTGGTTCGTTTAGTCATTATGATGGAGACCATTTTGGCGAAGTGATTTGGGCAGAATTTGCAAGCCAATCTGAAATTAGAGATCGTTATTACGATGGAAATAGCTTAAAAAATGATTTATCTGTTTTTTCAAAAGCGTATTATAAATTGAATGACAAATTAAATTTGTTTGGAGATCTACAGGTTAGAACGGTAAACTATAAAACTTATGGAACAACTTCAGATTTAATCACTTTTGAAATTGATAAAAATTTCACATTTTTTAATCCAAAAGTTGGTGTGAGTTTTAAATTAAATACTCAAAATAATTTATACGCTTCTTATGCTAGAGCAAACAGAGAGCCAAATAGAACCGATTTTGAAAGCAACGAGCATATAGAGCCTGAACAATTAAATGACTTTGAATTGGGTTGGAGACATAAAAATGGAAACTTTACATTTAATGCCAATATTTACTATATGTCATATAATGAACAATTGGTGCTTTCGGGAACGTTAGATGATGTAGGAAACCCAATTAGAACTAATAGTGGTAAAAGTTACCGTTTAGGTTTAGAGTTGGAAGCTGTAATACCAGTTACATCTAAATTAACGTTGCAGCCTAATATGACGATAAGTACAAATAAAAATAAAGAAACAATAATTCTATTTGATGACAAATTACAGAATTTAGGCAAAACAGATATTTCGTTTTCACCTGAAGTAGTTGCCGCAAATGCTATTGTTTTTCAACCTATTGAAAATTTACAAATAGCATTGTTAAGTAAATTTGTTAGCGAGCAGTATATGAGTAATACTGAAGCTAATGTATCTAAATTAGATGGTTATTTTACAAACGATTTTAATGTTAATTATGAATTGTTTTTCAGTGGTGATGAAGCTTCATCACCTGTTTTTGAGTCGGTTGTTTTTACAGGATTAGTTAATAACATTTTTAATGTAGAATATGAGTCTAATGGGTACTATTATACATATGATGACGATTGGTCTAATCCAGGAACGATAGATACGATTGAAGGAGCTGGATTTTATCCACAAGCTACAACTAACTTTTTACTAGGAGCCACACTAAAATTTTAA
- the arfB gene encoding alternative ribosome rescue aminoacyl-tRNA hydrolase ArfB: MFDEQAILNELTFKAIRSSGAGGQHVNKTASKVELTFDLEASVILTEEQKALLKINLEPRLTKAFVLIMQCGESRSQHKNKSIIISRFLELIRTNLIPDKERIPTKTPKAVIRKRLTNKRKNAEKKTNRKPPQID; the protein is encoded by the coding sequence ATGTTTGATGAACAAGCCATATTAAATGAATTAACTTTTAAAGCCATTCGCAGTTCTGGTGCAGGTGGTCAGCATGTTAATAAAACAGCATCCAAAGTAGAACTCACTTTTGATTTAGAAGCTTCTGTAATCTTAACAGAAGAACAAAAAGCATTACTCAAAATCAATTTGGAACCAAGATTAACCAAAGCTTTTGTTTTGATTATGCAATGTGGGGAAAGTAGAAGTCAACATAAAAATAAATCGATTATTATTAGTAGGTTTCTAGAGTTAATTAGAACAAATTTAATTCCAGACAAAGAACGAATTCCTACAAAAACACCCAAAGCAGTGATAAGAAAGCGTTTAACCAATAAACGAAAAAACGCTGAGAAGAAAACAAACCGTAAACCACCACAAATTGATTAA